One stretch of Gambusia affinis linkage group LG05, SWU_Gaff_1.0, whole genome shotgun sequence DNA includes these proteins:
- the LOC122831515 gene encoding teashirt homolog 1-like isoform X2: MPEDELKATTHDEEEHLQDDGLSLDGQDTEFLCNDEEEDADGGQPPSYRDSPLSNGTNPDAGYGSPLSDASDRLADIKSTSSRDGQEREGSAPPYRPNNGLSFQDSLAQMKAVYANLISDASWSSITMDIMKSKPAAAGSVNAAHTTPEPVSAVSVSPTTTTNKSSVVNMANSHHNGRSSTNTANHTGNASANTNGTTTSSASSHSATSSSGSSAGGASNGSGVAYDWHQAALAKTLQQTPYHLLPEPSLFSTVQLYRQNNKLYGSVFTGASKFRCKDCSAAYDTLVGLTVHMNETGHYRDDNKDKEEDQGKRWSKPRKRSLMEMEGKEDAQKVLKCMYCGHSFESLQDLSVHMIKTKHYQKVPLKEPVPALATKLVPTSAKKRAIQDVIVSPCSPDSIHAGSGGGGSVSLGDMGKDSKATANPYVTPNNRYGYQNGASYTWQFEARKAQILKCMECGSSHDTLQQLTAHMMVTGHFLKVTNSASKKGKQLVFDPVVEEKIQSIPLPPTTTRLPVPSTVKSQPVSPALSSGSEDKREGLEDEKLEGCEPIEKKIKEEKDDASEKSETDTTSYKYLREEDLEETPKEGLDILKSLENTVSSAISKAQTGTPTWGGYPSIHAAYQLQGAIKSSATVLPPTVQSVQMQPMFNSGLRSLVSDSNSVIHSPRSPSSPTLLRSNVTAMEELVEKVTGKTATVKKEKEEKLVSLERCRPPSLVKSPSPALREQREQLPSPNDLSVGKPSGLRSISPGSVDSELICKKEPKESLLDGHSNTSKNGSEASQSPVTNGNSLGIIMDHSPESPFINPLSALQSIMNTHLGKASKAVSPAADPLSMLYKISNSMMDKPAFTPTPQSKATEPVNHFQLYESNDQPIDLSKNKSTTNSSNNTNSSSVLLTNNSVNGNKPLISLPESVSSPLRENALMDISDMVKNLTGRLTPKSSTPSSISEKSDADGSAFEDALEDLSPIQKRKGRQSNWNPQHLLILQAQFASSLRETPEGRYAMTDLGPQERVHICKFTGLSMTTISHWLANVKYQLRRTGGTKFLKNMDSCQPVFLCGDCASQFRTPSSYISHLESHLGFSLKDLSKLSAEHLREQQAASKVITDKMTFGSPLSALTTLEDDTGSVYQCRLCNRTFVSKHAVKLHLSKTHGKSPEDHLVFVSALEKLEKLDKMEKV, encoded by the coding sequence ATGCCCGAGGATGAGCTTAAGGCAACCACTCATGATGAGGAAGAGCACCTGCAGGATGATGGCCTCTCTTTAGATGGACAGGACACAGAGTTCCTGTGcaatgatgaagaggaggatgccGATGGAGGCCAGCCACCTAGCTACAGAGATTCTCCACTTAGCAATGGTACTAACCCGGATGCTGGATATGGATCTCCACTCAGTGATGCTAGCGACAGACTTGCAGATATCAAGAGCACCTCTTCCAGGGATGGTCAGGAGAGGGAAGGCTCTGCTCCGCCCTACCGTCCCAACAACGGCCTGTCTTTCCAGGACAGTCTGGCACAGATGAAAGCCGTCTATGCAAACCTCATCTCAGATGCCTCTTGGTCTAGCATCACAATGGACATCATGAAATCGAAGCCTGCTGCAGCTGGCAGTGTCAACGCTGCCCACACGACTCCAGAGCCTGTCTCTGCTGTCTCTGTCTCGCCAACTACTACCACAAACAAAAGCAGTGTGGTGAACATGGCCAACAGTCACCACAATGGTAGAAGCTCCACCAACACTGCCAACCACACAGGCAACGCGAGTGCCAACACCAATGGTACGACAACTAGCTCCGCAAGTAGCCACAGTGCAACGAGCAGTAGTGGAAGCAGTGCTGGTGGAGCCAGCAATGGAAGTGGTGTAGCTTATGACTGGCACCAGGCAGCACTTGCCAAAACACTTCAACAGACACCATACCACCTTTTACCCGAGCCTAGCCTCTTCAGCACAGTGCAGCTCTACCGGCAGAACAACAAGCTCTATGGCTCTGTTTTTACTGGTGCAAGCAAGTTTCGCTGCAAAGACTGCAGTGCCGCTTATGACACGCTAGTGGGATTGACAGTCCACATGAATGAGACGGGCCACTATCGCGATGACAACAAGGACAAAGAGGAGGACCAGGGCAAGCGCTGGTCCAAACCACGTAAGCGATCTTTGATGGAAATGGAGGGGAAGGAGGATGCTCAGAAAGTACTGAAGTGTATGTACTGCGGCCACTCGTTTGAGTCCCTGCAAGATCTCAGCGTACATATGATCAAGACCAAGCATTACCAGAAAGTGCCTCTCAAAGAACCCGTGCCAGCCCTGGCTACAAAGTTGGTGCCAACTTCAGCTAAAAAACGTGCTATTCAAGATGTTATAGTCTCTCCATGCTCCCCAGACTCCATCCATGCTggtagtggtggtggtggttcTGTGTCTCTTGGGGATATGGGCAAAGACTCGAAAGCTACCGCTAACCCCTACGTGACCCCGAACAACCGCTATGGCTACCAAAATGGTGCCAGCTACACATGGCAGTTTGAGGCTCGCAAAGCGCAGATCCTTAAATGCATGGAGTGCGGGAGCTCGCATGACACACTCCAACAGCTGACTGCCCACATGATGGTTACAGGTCACTTTTTGAAGGTTACAAACTCTGCATCTAAGAAAGGCAAACAATTGGTCTTTGATCCAGTGGTAGAAGAAAAGATTCAGTCAATCCCACTACCACCAACCACCACCAGACTCCCTGTTCCCAGTACTGTAAAATCCCAACCAGTATCCCCTGCCCTCTCCTCTGGCTCCGAGGATAAAAGGGAGGGATTAGAGGATGAAAAACTTGAAGGATGTGAGCctattgagaaaaaaatcaaggagGAGAAAGATGACGCAAGTGAGAAATCAGAAACCGATACTACATCTTATAAATACCTTAGAGAAGAAGATCTGGAGGAAACGCCTAAAGAGGGTTTAGATATACTAAAGTCTCTTGAAAACACTGTATCCAGTGCCATCAGCAAGGCCCAGACAGGCACTCCCACATGGGGTGGCTATCCTAGCATTCATGCTGCCTACCAGCTGCAAGGTGCAATTAAAAGTTCAGCTACTGTTCTTCCCCCAACCGTCCAGAGCGTTCAGATGCAGCCAATGTTTAATAGTGGGCTACGAAGTCTTGTGAGTGACTCCAACTCCGTCATCCACTCCCCTCGTAGCCCTTCCTCCCCGACTCTCCTCAGGAGCAACGTCACTGCCATGGAGGAGCTTGTTGAGAAAGTGACAGGAAAAACTGCCACcgtgaagaaagaaaaggaggaaaagctGGTCAGTCTAGAGCGTTGTAGGCCACCGTCATTAGTAAAATCGCCCTCTCCTGCACTGAGAGAGCAGAGGGAGCAATTACCGTCTCCAAACGACCTTTCTGTAGGTAAACCGTCCGGCCTGAGAAGTATCAGCCCAGGTAGTGTAGACTCTGAGCTTATTTGTAAGAAGGAGCCCAAAGAGAGTCTGTTGGATGGCCACAGCAACACTTCAAAAAATGGCTCAGAGGCATCCCAGTCTCCTGTAACAAATGGGAACAGTCTTGGCATCATCATGGACCACTCACCTGAAAGTCCTTTCATCAACCCTCTGAGTGCACTCCAGTCAATCATGAACACACATCTGGGAAAGGCTTCAAAAGCTGTGAGTCCAGCCGCGGATCCTTTGTCCATGCTTTACAAAATCAGCAACAGCATGATGGACAAACCAGCTTTTACCCCAACTCCTCAAAGCAAGGCGACTGAGCCCGTTAACCACTTTCAGCTGTATGAAAGTAACGACCAGCCCATAGATCTGAGTAAAAATAAGTCCACCACTAATAGCAGTAACAATACCAACAGCAGCAGTGTCTTGTTGACCAACAATAGTGTAAATGGCAACAAGCCCCTCATCTCCCTCCCTGAATCTGTATCCTCTCCTCTGAGAGAGAATGCTCTAATGGACATTTCAGATATGGTGAAGAACCTCACAGGACGACTGACGCCCAAATCGTCAACTCCCTCCTCCATCTCAGAGAAGTCTGACGCCGATGGCAGTGCGTTCGAGGATGCCCTGGAGGACCTCTCGCCAATACAGAAGAGGAAAGGGAGGCAGTCCAATTGGAATCCTCAGCATCTTCTCATCTTGCAAGCACAGTTCGCCTCTAGCCTGAGGGAGACCCCAGAGGGCCGTTACGCAATGACTGACCTGGGCCCTCAGGAAAGGGTCCACATCTGTAAATTCACAGGGCTCTCGATGACCACCATATCTCACTGGCTGGCAAATGTGAAGTATCAGCTGAGACGGACTGGGGGCACCAAGTTTCTCAAGAACATGGACTCTTGCCAGCCCGTGTTCCTCTGTGGTGACTGTGCCTCTCAGTTCAGGACTCCCTCCTCCTACATCAGCCACCTGGAATCTCACCTGGGCTTTAGCCTGAAGGACCTGTCCAAACTGTCAGCGGAGCACCTACGGGAGCAGCAGGCTGCCTCAAAGGTGATCACAGACAAAATGACATTCGGCAGCCCACTGTCAGCCTTGACCACACTGGAGGACGACACGGGCTCTGTGTACCAGTGCAGACTTTGCAATCGGACATTCGTCAGCAAACACGCAGTCAAACTGCACCTCAGCAAGACCCATGGCAAGTCTCCAGAGGACCACCTGGTGTTTGTCTCTGCTCTGGAGAAACTGGAGAAGCTcgacaaaatggaaaaagtttaa
- the LOC122831515 gene encoding teashirt homolog 1-like isoform X1, with protein sequence MPRRKQQEPRRSAAYMPEDELKATTHDEEEHLQDDGLSLDGQDTEFLCNDEEEDADGGQPPSYRDSPLSNGTNPDAGYGSPLSDASDRLADIKSTSSRDGQEREGSAPPYRPNNGLSFQDSLAQMKAVYANLISDASWSSITMDIMKSKPAAAGSVNAAHTTPEPVSAVSVSPTTTTNKSSVVNMANSHHNGRSSTNTANHTGNASANTNGTTTSSASSHSATSSSGSSAGGASNGSGVAYDWHQAALAKTLQQTPYHLLPEPSLFSTVQLYRQNNKLYGSVFTGASKFRCKDCSAAYDTLVGLTVHMNETGHYRDDNKDKEEDQGKRWSKPRKRSLMEMEGKEDAQKVLKCMYCGHSFESLQDLSVHMIKTKHYQKVPLKEPVPALATKLVPTSAKKRAIQDVIVSPCSPDSIHAGSGGGGSVSLGDMGKDSKATANPYVTPNNRYGYQNGASYTWQFEARKAQILKCMECGSSHDTLQQLTAHMMVTGHFLKVTNSASKKGKQLVFDPVVEEKIQSIPLPPTTTRLPVPSTVKSQPVSPALSSGSEDKREGLEDEKLEGCEPIEKKIKEEKDDASEKSETDTTSYKYLREEDLEETPKEGLDILKSLENTVSSAISKAQTGTPTWGGYPSIHAAYQLQGAIKSSATVLPPTVQSVQMQPMFNSGLRSLVSDSNSVIHSPRSPSSPTLLRSNVTAMEELVEKVTGKTATVKKEKEEKLVSLERCRPPSLVKSPSPALREQREQLPSPNDLSVGKPSGLRSISPGSVDSELICKKEPKESLLDGHSNTSKNGSEASQSPVTNGNSLGIIMDHSPESPFINPLSALQSIMNTHLGKASKAVSPAADPLSMLYKISNSMMDKPAFTPTPQSKATEPVNHFQLYESNDQPIDLSKNKSTTNSSNNTNSSSVLLTNNSVNGNKPLISLPESVSSPLRENALMDISDMVKNLTGRLTPKSSTPSSISEKSDADGSAFEDALEDLSPIQKRKGRQSNWNPQHLLILQAQFASSLRETPEGRYAMTDLGPQERVHICKFTGLSMTTISHWLANVKYQLRRTGGTKFLKNMDSCQPVFLCGDCASQFRTPSSYISHLESHLGFSLKDLSKLSAEHLREQQAASKVITDKMTFGSPLSALTTLEDDTGSVYQCRLCNRTFVSKHAVKLHLSKTHGKSPEDHLVFVSALEKLEKLDKMEKV encoded by the coding sequence CATACATGCCCGAGGATGAGCTTAAGGCAACCACTCATGATGAGGAAGAGCACCTGCAGGATGATGGCCTCTCTTTAGATGGACAGGACACAGAGTTCCTGTGcaatgatgaagaggaggatgccGATGGAGGCCAGCCACCTAGCTACAGAGATTCTCCACTTAGCAATGGTACTAACCCGGATGCTGGATATGGATCTCCACTCAGTGATGCTAGCGACAGACTTGCAGATATCAAGAGCACCTCTTCCAGGGATGGTCAGGAGAGGGAAGGCTCTGCTCCGCCCTACCGTCCCAACAACGGCCTGTCTTTCCAGGACAGTCTGGCACAGATGAAAGCCGTCTATGCAAACCTCATCTCAGATGCCTCTTGGTCTAGCATCACAATGGACATCATGAAATCGAAGCCTGCTGCAGCTGGCAGTGTCAACGCTGCCCACACGACTCCAGAGCCTGTCTCTGCTGTCTCTGTCTCGCCAACTACTACCACAAACAAAAGCAGTGTGGTGAACATGGCCAACAGTCACCACAATGGTAGAAGCTCCACCAACACTGCCAACCACACAGGCAACGCGAGTGCCAACACCAATGGTACGACAACTAGCTCCGCAAGTAGCCACAGTGCAACGAGCAGTAGTGGAAGCAGTGCTGGTGGAGCCAGCAATGGAAGTGGTGTAGCTTATGACTGGCACCAGGCAGCACTTGCCAAAACACTTCAACAGACACCATACCACCTTTTACCCGAGCCTAGCCTCTTCAGCACAGTGCAGCTCTACCGGCAGAACAACAAGCTCTATGGCTCTGTTTTTACTGGTGCAAGCAAGTTTCGCTGCAAAGACTGCAGTGCCGCTTATGACACGCTAGTGGGATTGACAGTCCACATGAATGAGACGGGCCACTATCGCGATGACAACAAGGACAAAGAGGAGGACCAGGGCAAGCGCTGGTCCAAACCACGTAAGCGATCTTTGATGGAAATGGAGGGGAAGGAGGATGCTCAGAAAGTACTGAAGTGTATGTACTGCGGCCACTCGTTTGAGTCCCTGCAAGATCTCAGCGTACATATGATCAAGACCAAGCATTACCAGAAAGTGCCTCTCAAAGAACCCGTGCCAGCCCTGGCTACAAAGTTGGTGCCAACTTCAGCTAAAAAACGTGCTATTCAAGATGTTATAGTCTCTCCATGCTCCCCAGACTCCATCCATGCTggtagtggtggtggtggttcTGTGTCTCTTGGGGATATGGGCAAAGACTCGAAAGCTACCGCTAACCCCTACGTGACCCCGAACAACCGCTATGGCTACCAAAATGGTGCCAGCTACACATGGCAGTTTGAGGCTCGCAAAGCGCAGATCCTTAAATGCATGGAGTGCGGGAGCTCGCATGACACACTCCAACAGCTGACTGCCCACATGATGGTTACAGGTCACTTTTTGAAGGTTACAAACTCTGCATCTAAGAAAGGCAAACAATTGGTCTTTGATCCAGTGGTAGAAGAAAAGATTCAGTCAATCCCACTACCACCAACCACCACCAGACTCCCTGTTCCCAGTACTGTAAAATCCCAACCAGTATCCCCTGCCCTCTCCTCTGGCTCCGAGGATAAAAGGGAGGGATTAGAGGATGAAAAACTTGAAGGATGTGAGCctattgagaaaaaaatcaaggagGAGAAAGATGACGCAAGTGAGAAATCAGAAACCGATACTACATCTTATAAATACCTTAGAGAAGAAGATCTGGAGGAAACGCCTAAAGAGGGTTTAGATATACTAAAGTCTCTTGAAAACACTGTATCCAGTGCCATCAGCAAGGCCCAGACAGGCACTCCCACATGGGGTGGCTATCCTAGCATTCATGCTGCCTACCAGCTGCAAGGTGCAATTAAAAGTTCAGCTACTGTTCTTCCCCCAACCGTCCAGAGCGTTCAGATGCAGCCAATGTTTAATAGTGGGCTACGAAGTCTTGTGAGTGACTCCAACTCCGTCATCCACTCCCCTCGTAGCCCTTCCTCCCCGACTCTCCTCAGGAGCAACGTCACTGCCATGGAGGAGCTTGTTGAGAAAGTGACAGGAAAAACTGCCACcgtgaagaaagaaaaggaggaaaagctGGTCAGTCTAGAGCGTTGTAGGCCACCGTCATTAGTAAAATCGCCCTCTCCTGCACTGAGAGAGCAGAGGGAGCAATTACCGTCTCCAAACGACCTTTCTGTAGGTAAACCGTCCGGCCTGAGAAGTATCAGCCCAGGTAGTGTAGACTCTGAGCTTATTTGTAAGAAGGAGCCCAAAGAGAGTCTGTTGGATGGCCACAGCAACACTTCAAAAAATGGCTCAGAGGCATCCCAGTCTCCTGTAACAAATGGGAACAGTCTTGGCATCATCATGGACCACTCACCTGAAAGTCCTTTCATCAACCCTCTGAGTGCACTCCAGTCAATCATGAACACACATCTGGGAAAGGCTTCAAAAGCTGTGAGTCCAGCCGCGGATCCTTTGTCCATGCTTTACAAAATCAGCAACAGCATGATGGACAAACCAGCTTTTACCCCAACTCCTCAAAGCAAGGCGACTGAGCCCGTTAACCACTTTCAGCTGTATGAAAGTAACGACCAGCCCATAGATCTGAGTAAAAATAAGTCCACCACTAATAGCAGTAACAATACCAACAGCAGCAGTGTCTTGTTGACCAACAATAGTGTAAATGGCAACAAGCCCCTCATCTCCCTCCCTGAATCTGTATCCTCTCCTCTGAGAGAGAATGCTCTAATGGACATTTCAGATATGGTGAAGAACCTCACAGGACGACTGACGCCCAAATCGTCAACTCCCTCCTCCATCTCAGAGAAGTCTGACGCCGATGGCAGTGCGTTCGAGGATGCCCTGGAGGACCTCTCGCCAATACAGAAGAGGAAAGGGAGGCAGTCCAATTGGAATCCTCAGCATCTTCTCATCTTGCAAGCACAGTTCGCCTCTAGCCTGAGGGAGACCCCAGAGGGCCGTTACGCAATGACTGACCTGGGCCCTCAGGAAAGGGTCCACATCTGTAAATTCACAGGGCTCTCGATGACCACCATATCTCACTGGCTGGCAAATGTGAAGTATCAGCTGAGACGGACTGGGGGCACCAAGTTTCTCAAGAACATGGACTCTTGCCAGCCCGTGTTCCTCTGTGGTGACTGTGCCTCTCAGTTCAGGACTCCCTCCTCCTACATCAGCCACCTGGAATCTCACCTGGGCTTTAGCCTGAAGGACCTGTCCAAACTGTCAGCGGAGCACCTACGGGAGCAGCAGGCTGCCTCAAAGGTGATCACAGACAAAATGACATTCGGCAGCCCACTGTCAGCCTTGACCACACTGGAGGACGACACGGGCTCTGTGTACCAGTGCAGACTTTGCAATCGGACATTCGTCAGCAAACACGCAGTCAAACTGCACCTCAGCAAGACCCATGGCAAGTCTCCAGAGGACCACCTGGTGTTTGTCTCTGCTCTGGAGAAACTGGAGAAGCTcgacaaaatggaaaaagtttaa